The following proteins come from a genomic window of Synechococcus sp. BIOS-E4-1:
- a CDS encoding cytochrome c oxidase subunit II yields MPIPSAILTLVLGMLLVLGGLWIGQNINLLPVDASANAPIYDELFRVLFSIGTILFVGIVGLILFSLVRFRRRPGQLGDGLALEGNLPLEVFWTAVPAIVVLFVGLYSYDIYERMGGMVPLGHGNHGSETMVDQRIWGGIGSTQDSQTATTAGIPPLPIEVTAMQFAFLFHYPDGDIISGEMHVPVDRPVSLRMEAKDVIHAFWIPEFRLKQDVIPGQPTVLDFTPTRTGNYSIVCAELCGPYHGGMRSSVVVDSADDFDTWLQSNRKPTAAEA; encoded by the coding sequence GTGCCCATCCCCTCAGCAATTCTGACGCTGGTCTTAGGAATGCTCCTCGTGCTCGGGGGGCTATGGATTGGCCAGAACATCAACCTTCTTCCAGTTGATGCCAGCGCCAATGCCCCGATTTACGACGAGTTGTTTCGTGTTTTGTTCAGCATTGGCACAATCCTTTTCGTAGGAATAGTCGGTTTAATTCTTTTCAGCCTTGTGCGTTTTCGTCGCCGTCCCGGACAGCTCGGTGATGGATTGGCTCTTGAAGGAAATCTTCCACTCGAAGTGTTCTGGACTGCTGTTCCTGCAATCGTTGTTCTCTTCGTTGGGCTCTACAGCTACGACATCTACGAACGCATGGGCGGGATGGTGCCACTCGGCCATGGCAACCATGGCTCGGAGACGATGGTTGATCAGCGCATCTGGGGAGGCATCGGCTCGACGCAGGATTCCCAGACAGCCACAACGGCGGGGATCCCTCCATTGCCCATCGAGGTGACAGCTATGCAGTTCGCATTCCTGTTCCATTACCCCGACGGAGACATCATTTCCGGAGAAATGCATGTGCCCGTCGACCGACCGGTTTCACTGCGAATGGAAGCCAAAGACGTCATCCATGCATTCTGGATTCCTGAATTCCGGCTGAAGCAGGACGTGATCCCCGGGCAGCCAACGGTTCTCGACTTCACCCCAACCCGCACGGGCAATTACTCGATCGTGTGCGCAGAGCTCTGCGGTCCTTATCACGGAGGCATGCGCTCGAGCGTCGTGGTCGACAGCGCCGATGACTTCGACACCTGGCTCCAGTCCAACCGAAAGCCAACCGCTGCTGAAGCATGA
- a CDS encoding cytochrome c oxidase subunit 3 encodes MTSLTPQNAQLDHMDDHGAEHGAEHPDHRMFGLATFLVADAMTFAGFFAAYLTFKAVNPLMPGAIYELELPLPTLNTILLLVSSATFHRAGVNLRRQHNERCRKWLMLTAILGLGFLASQMVEYFTLPFGLADNLYASTFYALTGFHGLHVTLGTLMILIVWWQCRTPSGRISASNHFPLEAAELYWHFVDGIWVILFVILYLI; translated from the coding sequence ATGACATCCCTCACTCCTCAAAACGCTCAGCTTGATCACATGGATGATCACGGGGCTGAACACGGGGCTGAACATCCGGATCACCGCATGTTTGGCCTGGCCACCTTCCTGGTGGCTGACGCCATGACATTCGCCGGGTTCTTCGCTGCTTATCTCACCTTCAAGGCAGTCAATCCGTTAATGCCAGGTGCGATTTATGAGCTTGAACTGCCACTGCCAACGCTCAACACCATTCTGCTGTTGGTGAGCAGCGCAACCTTTCACCGCGCTGGCGTGAACCTGCGCAGACAGCACAACGAACGCTGCCGCAAATGGCTGATGCTGACCGCCATTCTCGGTCTGGGCTTTCTCGCCAGCCAGATGGTGGAGTACTTCACCCTGCCCTTCGGCCTCGCCGACAATCTCTACGCCAGCACCTTTTATGCCCTCACGGGGTTCCACGGGCTGCACGTGACTCTCGGGACACTGATGATCCTGATTGTGTGGTGGCAATGCCGCACACCTTCAGGTCGTATCAGTGCCAGCAATCATTTTCCGCTCGAGGCAGCCGAGCTCTACTGGCATTTCGTGGACGGAATCTGGGTCATTCTGTTTGTGATTCTCTACCTGATCTAA
- a CDS encoding heme A synthase, with the protein MTASSLNPIRLRLAQLAAHLVVALVALVVIGGATRVMEAGLACPDWPLCYGSLLPGRQMNVQVFLEWFHRLDAFVVGVALLVQMVVVWWYRRDLPGWLLPLSALLVLMVALQGGLGALTVLKLLPSGVVTAHLALALTLVITVSGLTQTLLADPKSVSPPRWWTVFGSLSVLAVSAQCLLGAGMATSWASQRCLEAGQSCQWLHWHRAAATPAASCVLLFVLVALLSGRWGREQWPLLLMAPLLVGTQIGLGVTTLRLGLSQPAVTVAHQLVACLLVAVLAGLTCRRQPPSSDPLSVVLDSSALEACHG; encoded by the coding sequence TTGACTGCATCGTCTCTCAATCCGATTCGTCTCCGCCTGGCTCAGTTGGCTGCCCATCTCGTGGTGGCCCTTGTGGCTCTGGTGGTGATCGGAGGAGCGACGAGGGTCATGGAGGCAGGCCTGGCCTGTCCTGATTGGCCTCTTTGCTACGGAAGCCTGCTGCCTGGTCGACAGATGAACGTCCAGGTCTTCCTCGAGTGGTTTCACCGTCTCGACGCCTTTGTCGTCGGCGTCGCTCTTCTGGTGCAGATGGTGGTCGTTTGGTGGTATCGCCGTGATCTGCCTGGATGGTTGCTACCACTCAGCGCCCTTCTGGTGCTGATGGTTGCTCTGCAGGGAGGCCTTGGAGCACTCACGGTGCTGAAGCTATTGCCTTCTGGGGTGGTCACGGCTCATCTGGCCCTGGCTCTCACGCTGGTGATCACTGTCAGTGGTCTTACCCAGACTCTTCTGGCAGACCCCAAGTCCGTTTCGCCTCCTCGCTGGTGGACCGTTTTCGGCTCATTGAGTGTGCTGGCGGTTTCTGCCCAGTGCCTCCTGGGTGCTGGCATGGCCACGTCCTGGGCCTCTCAGCGCTGTCTTGAGGCAGGTCAGTCCTGTCAATGGCTGCACTGGCATCGTGCCGCGGCCACGCCGGCAGCTTCCTGTGTGCTGCTCTTTGTTCTGGTGGCCCTGCTCAGTGGGCGCTGGGGCCGAGAGCAGTGGCCGCTTCTGTTGATGGCTCCTTTGCTGGTGGGCACACAGATCGGCCTTGGTGTCACGACTCTGCGTCTTGGCCTTTCACAGCCCGCAGTGACCGTGGCTCATCAGCTCGTGGCGTGTCTTCTGGTCGCGGTCCTCGCAGGACTGACCTGCAGGCGTCAACCACCTTCATCAGATCCACTGTCCGTCGTTCTCGACTCTTCCGCCCTGGAGGCCTGTCATGGCTAG
- a CDS encoding bifunctional nuclease family protein, whose product MIEMSVAGIALDASSRSPIVLLRDPSRSRQVPIWIDQAQAHNIMAGLSDTPQPRPLSHDLMAALLEAGGLQLERVIIHAIEDSTFRAVLRLGGSDHDSVASGESELEAAVDEDDNLLEIDARPSDAIALAIRTGSSIWMLEEVVAEASIAVDAEADAEDRDEFRRFLDGISPAALGRHLKSRQSRDPRDTQGDTQDP is encoded by the coding sequence TTGATCGAGATGAGCGTGGCGGGAATCGCCCTGGATGCCAGCAGCCGCAGTCCGATCGTGCTGCTGCGGGACCCATCCCGAAGCCGTCAGGTGCCGATCTGGATTGATCAGGCTCAGGCGCATAACATCATGGCCGGCCTCAGTGATACGCCTCAGCCCAGGCCCCTCAGCCATGACCTGATGGCGGCATTGCTGGAGGCAGGGGGATTGCAGCTGGAGCGCGTGATCATTCATGCGATCGAAGACAGCACCTTCAGAGCCGTATTGCGCCTAGGCGGGAGCGACCACGACTCCGTGGCTTCCGGAGAGAGTGAGCTTGAGGCGGCTGTCGATGAGGACGACAACCTGCTTGAGATCGATGCACGCCCCAGTGATGCGATCGCACTGGCCATCCGCACCGGCAGCAGCATCTGGATGCTTGAAGAGGTGGTTGCGGAAGCCTCGATTGCCGTCGATGCCGAAGCGGATGCGGAGGATCGTGATGAATTCCGTCGCTTCCTCGATGGGATCAGTCCCGCTGCCCTGGGACGACACCTGAAATCCCGCCAGTCTAGGGATCCTAGAGATACCCAGGGCGACACCCAGGACCCTTGA
- a CDS encoding heme o synthase → MASSATAASSAPLTREQVVPSRKRIKLPAWLEVAKPRLIPLLLATTLGGMALTEGWPLSSPRLVCTLGGGALAAAAAGVLNCLWEQELDGRMQRTSGRALPSGRLSPTAAFAGAVSCTLAAAMLLVSGVNCLAAGLSLLGLCSYVLLYTALLKPRTPQNIVVGGVAGAIPPLVGAAAATGHVGLSGWWLFALVMVWTPAHFWALALLLRDDYRAVGIPMLPVVKGSVVTARAIRRYGWATVLISMLGIWALPEGGLFYGLLVLPFNGRLLQMIGKLAEDPDSIDRAKGLFRWSILYLFGICLLLIISRLSAASLFDLQLRGWLMTLTAGFTGIAS, encoded by the coding sequence ATGGCTAGTTCCGCCACAGCTGCATCCTCGGCTCCGCTCACGCGCGAACAGGTTGTTCCTTCGCGCAAGCGAATCAAACTTCCTGCCTGGCTTGAGGTAGCCAAGCCGCGACTGATTCCTCTGCTGCTGGCTACGACACTTGGAGGGATGGCCTTGACCGAGGGCTGGCCACTCTCCTCTCCGAGACTGGTCTGCACGCTTGGTGGTGGAGCTCTTGCCGCCGCCGCTGCAGGAGTCCTCAATTGCCTGTGGGAGCAGGAACTTGATGGCCGCATGCAGCGTACAAGCGGCCGTGCTCTGCCCTCGGGTCGACTGTCACCAACAGCTGCTTTCGCCGGTGCTGTCTCCTGCACTCTGGCGGCGGCAATGCTGCTCGTCAGTGGTGTGAATTGTCTCGCCGCAGGCCTTTCGCTGCTTGGGCTCTGCAGTTACGTCCTGCTTTACACGGCACTGCTCAAGCCAAGGACACCCCAGAACATCGTGGTTGGAGGTGTCGCTGGCGCCATCCCTCCTCTGGTAGGCGCAGCCGCAGCCACCGGTCATGTGGGGCTGAGTGGCTGGTGGCTGTTCGCGCTGGTGATGGTGTGGACGCCGGCGCACTTCTGGGCTCTGGCTCTGCTTCTGCGCGATGACTACCGCGCGGTCGGCATACCCATGCTGCCGGTCGTGAAGGGGTCTGTCGTCACAGCTCGCGCCATTCGCCGTTATGGCTGGGCCACGGTCCTGATCAGCATGCTCGGGATCTGGGCACTGCCGGAGGGTGGGCTTTTCTATGGCCTGCTCGTGCTTCCCTTCAATGGACGCCTGCTTCAGATGATCGGCAAGCTTGCCGAAGACCCTGACAGCATTGATCGCGCCAAGGGATTGTTCCGCTGGTCGATTCTTTATCTCTTCGGGATCTGTCTGTTGCTGATCATCAGCCGTCTCTCGGCGGCGTCCCTGTTTGATCTTCAGCTCAGGGGATGGCTGATGACGCTGACTGCAGGGTTCACAGGAATTGCTTCCTAG
- a CDS encoding riboflavin synthase yields MFTGLVQAVGQVERRGRALLVEGCSAFAPLQLGDSVAVDGVCLTVASLVGDGFLADVSEETLQRTTLGAKAAGGGSVNLEPALRLSDRLGGHLVSGHVDGIGEVVAVESLPQSWHLELRWRDADFGRYICDKASVAVNGISLTVAGCADAGSRFWLAVIPHTWSVTALRDLQVGDEVNLEIDLLARYTERLISASGSQEETPPISAAWLAEHGWG; encoded by the coding sequence ATGTTCACCGGGTTGGTCCAGGCGGTGGGTCAGGTCGAACGACGTGGCCGCGCTCTGCTCGTCGAAGGCTGCAGTGCTTTCGCTCCACTGCAGCTTGGTGACAGCGTCGCTGTGGACGGTGTCTGCCTCACGGTCGCTTCACTGGTGGGTGATGGCTTTCTGGCGGATGTGAGTGAAGAGACGCTTCAGCGCACCACTCTCGGGGCGAAGGCTGCAGGGGGAGGGTCTGTGAACCTCGAGCCCGCTCTTCGTCTGTCAGACCGTTTGGGAGGCCATCTTGTGAGCGGACATGTGGACGGCATCGGTGAGGTGGTCGCCGTGGAGTCTTTGCCCCAGTCATGGCATCTAGAACTGCGCTGGCGGGATGCGGACTTCGGTCGCTACATCTGCGATAAGGCCAGTGTTGCGGTGAATGGCATCAGCCTCACCGTGGCGGGTTGTGCTGATGCCGGGTCAAGGTTCTGGTTGGCGGTGATTCCGCACACCTGGTCGGTTACAGCCCTTCGTGATCTGCAGGTGGGTGATGAGGTGAACCTCGAGATTGATCTGCTGGCTCGCTATACGGAACGGCTCATCAGTGCCAGTGGCTCTCAGGAAGAAACTCCCCCGATCAGCGCCGCCTGGCTTGCAGAGCATGGCTGGGGCTGA
- a CDS encoding HdeD family acid-resistance protein: MNSEDRSESLGTFKAFSIAEGILLIVLGVLALIFPVIASFWTTGVIAVLFLVGGVVGWISNLARSGRMGRWICFWRLVVSTLFIVAGGSMISNFRDPGEAAEQVAAFALAIGIVFLVEGVVAFFNGLANSGQPGAGWAIANGVITFILGLLIVTLKFWGLLWVLGTLVGISFLFSGIELIAFSSSIDDNQDPPAIA, encoded by the coding sequence ATGAATTCCGAGGACCGCTCCGAATCCCTGGGCACCTTCAAAGCCTTCTCGATTGCAGAGGGCATTCTTCTCATCGTTCTGGGCGTCCTGGCCCTGATCTTCCCAGTCATTGCTTCGTTCTGGACCACAGGCGTGATTGCTGTGCTGTTTCTGGTCGGCGGTGTGGTCGGCTGGATCAGCAACCTTGCCCGTTCCGGCAGGATGGGCCGCTGGATCTGCTTCTGGCGTTTGGTGGTGTCCACCCTGTTCATCGTTGCCGGTGGCTCGATGATCAGTAACTTTCGGGATCCCGGTGAAGCCGCAGAGCAGGTTGCTGCGTTCGCCTTGGCCATCGGCATCGTCTTTCTTGTGGAGGGCGTCGTGGCCTTCTTCAATGGACTGGCCAACAGCGGTCAACCCGGCGCTGGATGGGCCATCGCCAATGGCGTGATCACCTTCATCCTGGGTCTGTTGATTGTCACTCTCAAGTTCTGGGGTCTGCTGTGGGTGCTCGGAACGCTGGTGGGCATCAGCTTCCTGTTCAGTGGAATCGAGCTAATCGCGTTCAGCTCCAGCATCGATGACAATCAGGATCCTCCTGCCATCGCCTAA
- a CDS encoding ABC transporter permease: MTSPALDSSSSNSDNGSAIAELLQETFALTRRLFLQLQRRPSTLVAGVLQPLIWLVLFGALFSRAPEGLLPGGMSYGRFLGAGVIVFTAFSAALNAGLPVMFDREFGFLNRLLVAPLRSRSSIVLASVIYITTLSLVQSLAIMLTASLLGYGWPGAAGLLLVMVTLLLLVFAVTALSLGLAFALPGHIELIAVIFVANLPLLFASTALAPLSFMPPWLGWLASLNPLTFAIEPIRAAYAGPLDLSSVLLEAPYGSVTGTTCLLVLTLLTAALFLLIRPLLNRKLA, from the coding sequence ATGACCAGTCCTGCCCTCGATTCAAGCTCCTCCAACTCCGACAACGGTTCGGCGATCGCCGAGCTTCTGCAGGAAACATTCGCTCTGACGAGACGTCTGTTCCTTCAGCTTCAACGACGTCCGTCCACCTTGGTGGCCGGTGTACTTCAGCCCTTGATCTGGCTGGTTCTGTTCGGTGCTCTCTTCTCACGCGCACCGGAAGGGCTGCTGCCCGGTGGCATGAGCTACGGCCGTTTTCTCGGAGCTGGGGTGATTGTCTTCACTGCCTTCAGTGCGGCGCTCAATGCAGGGCTTCCAGTGATGTTCGACCGTGAATTCGGCTTTCTGAACCGCCTGCTGGTGGCACCGTTGCGCAGTCGCAGTTCGATTGTTCTGGCCTCTGTGATCTACATCACGACGTTGAGTCTTGTGCAGAGCCTGGCGATCATGCTCACCGCATCTTTGCTCGGCTATGGATGGCCAGGCGCTGCAGGTCTTCTGCTGGTGATGGTCACCTTGCTGCTGCTGGTGTTCGCAGTCACAGCGTTGAGCCTTGGACTGGCGTTTGCCCTGCCGGGTCACATCGAACTGATTGCAGTGATCTTTGTGGCCAACCTGCCTCTGCTTTTCGCAAGCACGGCGCTTGCCCCTCTGAGCTTCATGCCCCCCTGGCTGGGCTGGCTTGCATCGCTAAATCCCCTTACCTTCGCGATTGAACCCATTCGTGCCGCCTATGCCGGCCCGCTTGATCTGTCATCGGTTCTGCTCGAAGCTCCCTATGGCTCCGTTACCGGCACCACCTGCCTTCTGGTGTTGACGCTGCTGACGGCCGCTTTGTTTCTGCTGATCCGCCCTTTGCTCAACCGCAAGCTTGCCTGA
- a CDS encoding aldo/keto reductase, giving the protein MLRRSFGDGADVSLFTLGTMRALQSPEQMLQVLRAALEAGINHLETAPAYGPAEAFLGKALAQLSKEGVAPADGGWVITSKLLPGQSFLSGREALESSLSRLGINRLDNLAIHGLNLDSHLEWVLSGEGARLIDWALASGKVRQVGFSSHGSNALIERAIASDRFRFCCLHLHLLDPTRMPLAQQALERSMGVLAISPADKGGRLQAPSEQLKVDCSPFQPLQLAYRFLLAAGISTLTVGARSAADLKLARSLAASEGPLDLEEQRALTHLEQQRESRLGHELCGQCRACLPCPNDVPIPELLRLRNLAHGHDLMEFAGERYNLIGRAGHWWETVDASQCDSCGDCLPRCPHQLPIPDLLAETHRLLAAAPRRRLWG; this is encoded by the coding sequence GTGCTGCGCCGCTCATTCGGTGACGGGGCCGACGTGAGCCTGTTCACTCTTGGCACCATGCGCGCTCTCCAGTCTCCGGAGCAGATGCTGCAGGTGTTACGCGCCGCTCTTGAGGCTGGCATCAACCATCTTGAGACCGCACCGGCCTATGGACCAGCTGAAGCCTTTCTTGGCAAGGCGCTTGCTCAGCTGAGCAAGGAGGGCGTCGCCCCGGCCGACGGTGGCTGGGTGATCACCAGCAAACTGCTTCCAGGGCAGAGTTTTCTCTCTGGGCGTGAGGCTCTGGAGTCCAGCCTCAGCAGACTGGGGATCAACAGACTGGACAATCTGGCCATTCATGGCCTGAACCTGGACAGCCATCTCGAATGGGTGCTCTCCGGCGAGGGAGCCCGGCTGATCGACTGGGCCCTGGCGAGCGGCAAGGTCCGACAGGTGGGTTTCAGCAGCCACGGGTCCAATGCCCTGATCGAGCGTGCCATCGCCAGTGACCGCTTCAGGTTCTGTTGCCTGCATCTGCATCTGCTGGACCCCACGCGCATGCCGCTGGCACAGCAGGCTTTAGAGCGATCCATGGGCGTTCTTGCGATTTCACCGGCTGACAAGGGTGGTCGCCTTCAGGCACCAAGTGAACAGCTGAAAGTTGACTGCAGCCCCTTCCAGCCCTTGCAGCTGGCTTATCGCTTTCTGCTGGCGGCCGGCATCAGCACACTGACCGTGGGAGCCCGGAGCGCCGCAGACCTCAAACTGGCTCGATCGCTCGCAGCTAGCGAGGGCCCATTGGATCTGGAGGAGCAGCGAGCTCTTACTCACCTTGAGCAACAGCGTGAGAGTCGACTGGGGCATGAGCTTTGCGGCCAGTGCCGTGCCTGCCTTCCATGCCCCAACGACGTCCCGATCCCCGAGCTGCTGAGGTTGCGCAATCTTGCCCACGGCCATGACCTGATGGAATTCGCCGGGGAGCGCTACAACCTGATCGGCCGGGCCGGGCACTGGTGGGAAACGGTCGATGCGAGCCAATGCGACAGCTGCGGAGACTGCCTGCCGCGCTGCCCGCACCAGCTGCCGATCCCCGACTTACTGGCGGAGACCCATCGACTGCTGGCAGCGGCACCGCGGCGGCGGTTATGGGGCTGA
- the ctaD gene encoding cytochrome c oxidase subunit I produces the protein MTITAPPKTAPASPSLQPTGWLRYLSFSVDHKVIGIQYLVCGFAFYLIGGAMAGAIRTELLSPVSDFMARDVYNQILTLHGTVMIFLWIVPVVNGAFGNYLIPFYVGARDMAYPRLNAVAFWLIPPAGLMLISSYFITGAAQSGWTAYPPLSITTPATGQIIWILSVLLLGGSSIFGGINFIATILKLRRPGLKLMQLPMYCWAMLGTSILVVLSTPVLAGTLIMLSFDIVAHTGFFNPGMGGNVVVYQHLFWFYSHPAVYIMVLPAFGLVSEILPVHCRKPLFGYTTMVYSIMAIVVLGLVVWAHHMFTSGTPPWMRLFFTIATAFIAVPTGIKFFNWLATLWGGRISLNSAVLFSCGFIVNFVLGGITGVALAQVPFDVHVHDTYFVVAHFHYIVYGGSVFVIFASIYHWYPKITGRMLDEHLGRLHFLLTFVGFNLCFAPQHWLGLNGMPRRVAEYDPQFQLVNQISSAGALLMAISTLPFLWNVIASAFHGAIAGDNPWRALTPEWLTSSPPPVENWKGDPPLVTHPYGYGTPADEIDLNSASGSDLWRSGQ, from the coding sequence ATGACGATTACAGCTCCCCCAAAAACAGCGCCAGCTTCACCATCACTGCAGCCGACGGGATGGCTTCGCTATCTGAGCTTCAGCGTCGACCACAAGGTGATCGGCATTCAGTATCTCGTTTGCGGATTTGCCTTCTATCTGATCGGAGGAGCCATGGCGGGCGCGATCCGAACCGAACTGCTGAGTCCGGTTTCAGACTTCATGGCCAGGGATGTTTACAACCAGATCCTCACACTGCACGGGACAGTGATGATCTTTCTCTGGATCGTTCCAGTGGTCAATGGGGCCTTCGGCAATTACCTGATCCCCTTCTATGTGGGCGCCAGGGACATGGCCTATCCAAGACTGAATGCGGTTGCTTTTTGGCTCATTCCTCCAGCAGGGCTGATGCTTATCAGCAGTTATTTCATTACTGGAGCTGCACAATCCGGCTGGACAGCTTATCCACCACTCAGCATCACAACACCCGCAACCGGTCAGATCATCTGGATTCTGAGTGTTCTTCTTCTGGGCGGAAGTTCAATCTTCGGCGGCATTAATTTCATCGCGACGATTCTCAAGCTCCGCCGCCCTGGCCTGAAGTTGATGCAGCTTCCGATGTACTGCTGGGCAATGCTTGGCACCAGCATTCTCGTGGTTCTATCCACTCCAGTTCTTGCTGGAACGCTGATTATGCTGAGCTTTGATATTGTTGCTCACACGGGTTTTTTCAACCCTGGAATGGGTGGAAATGTTGTTGTTTACCAACATCTTTTCTGGTTCTATTCTCATCCAGCGGTTTACATCATGGTGCTGCCCGCCTTTGGCTTAGTCAGCGAAATTCTTCCGGTTCATTGCCGCAAACCTCTTTTCGGATACACAACCATGGTGTATTCAATTATGGCCATCGTTGTTCTTGGACTCGTGGTTTGGGCTCACCATATGTTCACCAGTGGAACTCCGCCCTGGATGCGTCTGTTCTTCACCATTGCGACAGCCTTCATTGCGGTTCCTACCGGAATTAAATTCTTCAATTGGCTGGCAACGCTCTGGGGAGGTCGAATCAGTCTGAACAGTGCCGTGTTGTTTTCCTGTGGCTTCATTGTGAACTTCGTGCTCGGAGGAATCACTGGTGTCGCCCTCGCCCAGGTTCCGTTTGATGTTCATGTTCACGACACCTACTTCGTTGTTGCCCACTTCCACTACATCGTCTACGGGGGGTCGGTGTTTGTGATTTTCGCTTCGATCTATCACTGGTACCCCAAGATCACCGGACGCATGCTCGATGAACATCTCGGACGCTTGCATTTCCTGCTGACCTTCGTTGGCTTCAACCTCTGCTTTGCTCCGCAGCACTGGCTTGGCCTCAACGGCATGCCACGCCGGGTTGCCGAATACGACCCCCAGTTTCAGCTGGTCAATCAGATCAGCAGTGCAGGAGCGCTGCTGATGGCCATCAGCACCCTCCCCTTTCTCTGGAATGTGATTGCCAGCGCATTTCACGGTGCCATCGCAGGCGACAACCCATGGAGAGCACTCACTCCTGAATGGCTGACGTCATCGCCACCACCGGTTGAGAACTGGAAAGGAGATCCACCGCTGGTGACCCATCCATACGGCTATGGCACCCCGGCCGACGAGATCGACCTGAACTCTGCCAGCGGCAGTGATCTTTGGAGAAGCGGTCAATGA
- a CDS encoding ATP-binding cassette domain-containing protein: MSLLELDQLEKSYGTVSALSGLSLSVPSGCLYGLLGPNGAGKTTALRILATLLAPDQGRVVVAGIDALQEPRTVRQLMGYVAQEVAIDKILTGRELLALQGDLYHLPRHDRNNRIDQLVDRMSMADWIDRRCGTYSGGMRRRLDLASGLLHQPQLLVLDEPTVGLDIESRAVIWEVLRDLRDQGTTILLSSHYLEEVEALADRMAIIDAGRVIAEGAPEALKQQLGGDRVTLRVREFSDQPEAERVCQLLEVVDGVRRIVINRAQGYSLNLVVDGEHVLATLKQRLAGEALEVFSLSQSRPSLDDVYLQATGRTLMDAELAVAGQRDPKQERRQSMR; this comes from the coding sequence ATGTCATTGCTTGAGCTCGATCAACTGGAAAAGTCCTATGGGACCGTTTCGGCTCTGAGCGGACTCAGTCTGTCGGTTCCTTCAGGCTGCCTCTACGGATTGCTTGGACCGAATGGAGCGGGAAAGACCACTGCGCTGCGCATTCTGGCCACACTGCTTGCCCCTGATCAGGGACGCGTCGTTGTTGCAGGGATCGACGCGCTTCAGGAGCCCCGTACGGTGCGTCAACTGATGGGCTATGTGGCTCAAGAGGTGGCGATCGACAAGATCCTCACCGGCCGCGAGCTTCTGGCACTCCAGGGAGATCTTTACCATCTTCCGCGGCACGACCGGAACAACCGAATTGATCAGCTGGTGGATCGGATGTCGATGGCTGATTGGATCGATCGTCGCTGCGGCACCTATTCCGGCGGGATGCGACGGCGTCTGGATCTCGCTTCCGGTTTGCTGCACCAACCACAACTGCTTGTTCTGGATGAGCCGACAGTCGGTCTCGATATCGAAAGTCGCGCTGTGATCTGGGAGGTGCTTCGAGACCTCCGCGATCAGGGAACCACGATCCTGTTGAGCAGTCATTACCTCGAGGAAGTGGAGGCTCTCGCTGATCGGATGGCGATCATCGATGCTGGTCGCGTGATTGCAGAGGGTGCGCCTGAAGCCTTGAAACAACAGCTCGGCGGTGATCGGGTGACCTTGAGAGTGCGCGAATTCAGTGACCAGCCCGAAGCGGAACGGGTTTGTCAACTTCTGGAGGTGGTGGATGGTGTGAGACGGATCGTGATTAACCGCGCTCAGGGTTATTCACTCAATCTCGTTGTCGACGGTGAGCATGTGCTTGCAACGCTGAAGCAACGGTTGGCGGGCGAGGCTCTTGAAGTGTTCTCCCTGTCACAGAGCCGTCCCAGTCTCGATGATGTGTATCTGCAGGCCACCGGTCGCACTCTGATGGATGCCGAGCTTGCCGTGGCAGGTCAGCGAGATCCCAAGCAAGAGAGACGCCAGTCGATGCGTTGA
- a CDS encoding AbrB family transcriptional regulator, translating into MLVGEELLNKARALSNRPEDEIARGCGYVGPSGRLMRKSFYRALVEAKGYKLPSSNGGSGGGSRGRQAEFRTRVHGNGNLLIGHAYTKRLDLVPGQEFKIELNKDSGTITLLPLAEST; encoded by the coding sequence ATGCTGGTTGGAGAGGAATTACTGAACAAGGCGCGAGCTCTCAGCAACCGTCCTGAAGATGAAATCGCCCGGGGCTGCGGTTACGTCGGTCCCAGTGGCCGTCTGATGCGCAAAAGTTTTTACAGAGCCCTGGTGGAAGCCAAGGGGTACAAACTTCCTTCCAGCAACGGTGGTTCAGGCGGAGGCAGCAGAGGACGTCAGGCCGAATTCCGCACACGCGTTCATGGCAATGGCAATCTTCTGATCGGCCATGCCTATACCAAACGCCTTGATCTTGTTCCAGGCCAGGAATTCAAGATTGAACTGAACAAGGATTCCGGCACGATCACGCTGCTGCCGCTCGCTGAATCCACCTGA